A section of the Telopea speciosissima isolate NSW1024214 ecotype Mountain lineage chromosome 3, Tspe_v1, whole genome shotgun sequence genome encodes:
- the LOC122656540 gene encoding myb-related protein 308-like — protein sequence MGRSPCCEKAHTNKGAWTKEEDQRLINYIRAHGEGCWRSLPRAAGLLRCGKSCRLRWINYLRPDLKRGNFTEEEDELIIKLHSLLGNKWSLIAGRLPGRTDNEIKNYWNTHIKRKLLSRGLDPHTHRPLGATVTTTTTIPTTPTSDEVINSSSPSPALPPEIIVMNSNHNIKAEETQSGSGTTEEHQQEQNSQQQQQQYSELNLDLSISLPFQPEPSSASTAESKQQQLSYQVITSSLSLPVITQAICLCCRIGFQSSQACNCQTNMITNGVHRYYSALDSQM from the exons atGGGTCGTTCTCCTTGCTGTGAGAAAGCCCACACCAACAAAGGTGCATGgaccaaagaagaagatcagCGCCTCATCAACTACATCAGAGCCCATGGCGAGGGCTGCTGGAGATCTCTCCCCAGAGCCGCAG GTTTGCTGCGTTGTGGAAAGAGTTGCAGACTAAGATGGATAAATTACCTGAGGCCTGATCTCAAAAGAGGCAATTttactgaagaagaagacgagctCATCATCAAACTCCACAGCTTACTTGGAAACAA ATGGTCTCTCATTGCTGGTAGATTACCCGGAAGAACGGACAATGAGATCAAGAATTATTGGAATACCCACATCAAACGCAAGCTCCTGAGCCGTGGCCTTGACCCTCATACCCATCGACCTCTCGGCGCCACCGTCACTACGACGACCACCATCCCCACCACTCCTACCTCAGACGAAGTCATCAACTCTTCTTCGCCGTCGCCTGCGCTTCCACCGGAGATTATCGTTATGAATAGTAACCATAACATCAAGGCCGAAGAGACACAAAGCGGCAGCGGAACCACAGAAGAACACCAACAAGAGCAGAActcccaacaacaacaacaacaatattcaGAACTCAACCTAGACCTCTCAATAAGTCTTCCTTTCCAACCAGAGCCATCGTCGGCGAGTACAGCAGAATCGAAGCAACAGCAATTGTCTTACCAAGTGATTACATCATCATTGTCACTGCCGGTCATCACTCAAGCCATCTGTTTGTGTTGTCGTATAGGGTTTCAAAGCAGCCAAGCTTGCAATTGCCAAACCAACATGATAACCAATGGTGTACACAGATATTACAGTGCATTAGATTCACAGATGTGA
- the LOC122654989 gene encoding uncharacterized mitochondrial protein AtMg00820-like, which produces MVTCLRDGVTKPIAKLNLLTMRHPIAQALVTSVTCSDEEPMSYTVANKNPKWRKAMSEEFDALLRNGTWELVPPHPSFNVVGNKWVYQIKRHADGTISRYKARLVAKGFTQ; this is translated from the coding sequence ATGGTCACCTGTCTTCGGGATGGTGTTACAAAGCCAATTGCCAAGCTTAATCTTCTTACCATGCGGCATCCCATAGCTCAGGCTTTGGTTACAAGTGTGACTTGTTCAGATGAGGAACCTATGTCTTACACTGTTgcaaataaaaatcctaaatggAGGAAAGCCATGAGTGAAGAGTTTGATGCTCTGTTGCGTAATGGCACTTGGGAATTGGTTCCTCCACATCCATCCTTTAATGTGGTTGGTAATAAATGGGTTTATCAAATCAAGAGACATGCAGATGGGACTATCTCTAGGTATAAAGCTCGGCTTGTAGCAAAAGGGTTTACACAATAG
- the LOC122656344 gene encoding cytochrome b-c1 complex subunit 8-1, mitochondrial-like, translating to MGKTPVRMKVVMYSLSPFQQKVMPGLWKDFTGKIQQKVSENWISACLLVTPVVGTYMYAMNYKENEKLEHRY from the exons ATGGGGAAGACACCAGTGCGCATGAAGGTGGTGATGTACTCACTGTCACCATTCCAGCAGAAGGTGATGCCAGGGCTGTGGAAGGATTTCACCGGAAAGATTCAACAGAAGGTCTCAGAGAACTGGATCAGTGCTTGCCTTCTTGTTACTCCTGTCGTCGGCACCTACAT GTATGCCATGAACTATAAGGAGAACGAGAAGTTGGAACACCGATACTGA